The Raphanus sativus cultivar WK10039 unplaced genomic scaffold, ASM80110v3 Scaffold3140, whole genome shotgun sequence genome includes the window ATTTAAGATGCAAGGTTGCCACATACATTAGTTGAAAATGGGTTTGGTGTAATTGGCAGCAATGTAGTCTAATGAAGAATTGGGTCATGCAAAAATGCAAATGGGATTGATTAGTCATAAAGACAACGAGTATGATGTTCTTTTTCAGGACGAAAAGACCAGCACCATGCATGCATACTCCTTGCTTATTGTATCGTATATTTAGTAATATCCCAATTCAATCGTATCCTTcctttttggatttttatctTCCATCGCACAATTTTGGtagaataaaatatacattcaactatgttgtaaataaagaagagaagagaggaattggtGTGTCTTATTCTATGAATAATGATCTacttatataggatacaatagcttggagacaaagcttaacttggagtggggaacaagtatatctaggactttccatatggacatcactacaatatttataacacttccccttgatgtccaatATGTCGAAGTGCTTTCAAAACGCCGTAGatgctgcctcgttaaaaaccgagattgtaatgccataaccgtctagagtttgtaatgcgtttggaatactgcctcgttaaaacctttccatggtaaacccaaaaacccaatgtggtaaaaacgggaagccatggataggaaaaagagtacagccgcattacttcccctgaagtgaacatcactgaaggcttctcagtgatcgcataccaatctgctgcataagcttcctgagcgtgcatgttggtaatgcctaagtgaagaggtcggctgagttctcgctggatctgacttagagtaccttgacctctccttctttctgaagatcgtgggtgaagaagaacttggggagaacatgcttagtcttgtcacccttgatgtaaccatctttgagctgagctatgcaggccgcattgtcttcgtaaagaacggtcggctcgtctttaccatccgtgatcccacatgctgtccgaatatggtgtgtcatgagtctcaatcagacacactctctgcttgcttcatggatcgccaatatatccgagtgattggatgatgtggctgatatagtctgcttgactgatctccatgaaatggtcgtgcctccatatgtgaaaacatagccggtttgggacttagcactgtgtggatcggactggtaacctgcatcaacaaaatgctttcatgatattcatggtccattcggatcatatggtttatctctcttagataaattcgaccatgaatgtctttgtatgtccatgatctgtccggatcatgacatcatccataatccatccggattatgttcttgtccactatatatcttattcatatcctttgaccaaaactctttatgaacttttagtatatgtccacggcctgttcatgaagtggctattgtgttatagtttgaagtttaatcaaaactaagccactttttggtcaataggacgttcctctcacttggatggtttaggtcggatttaagacctagaggaactggtcggaacaagctggacgggatggattggtcgggaccaatgatgattaaggtcgaactaggtcggacatgatcctagtcggtatggttccctttggtcgtgaatctgatggattctcagaccatttgatcaatctattcttggtatGTTGGATCATAGATTCCAACCttcatatacggctaatgatctctactatagatcatcgtagtctcttcatagcctttccaagaatcaatcatcttaatcatcctttctttaagtataaacacaaggaatatattgactactatatggactgatttgaaacgttcttatagaactttctactaagcatcacttagtcttatcatatcgtgtgtatgcagctgcatttcagtccatgaacaacgcaggaacgatgttgttctatgagaacttctttctcatctttcaaggtatcttatattacctttatatccagtgagatatccaatgtctactacatctttcttagatgtccagatttcgatattgggtagtagcattcaccacattaggaatttatttccttgttccttagtccctgtgagtatccttgtgtgatcaagccattccattgaatgctttatgtagcaacatgtacgaccacttgtctgtactttcatgttctactgctcacgattttcttttcctcacaagactcatctgttcactggttagatggcgtctcacttatgtatttggccaatacgcccatctcatacattctttgggtttaactccacgtctcattctatgagtactcttacgtgggttagtgatcctcgcatatctcttatgctcaagtgctttctctttatcacttatgagtgtgtgtatgtgtcgacaccttatataatgttccatcgcgttctatcgcgttctagacatgatacaatcgattgagattttattattatcaggatcattgaatactttgtagtttgcaaggctacattgtatgatacctgtaccttaggaccggccggtcttatctcattgtctagtatggtttctctttcatgaacccggatctatcattatgagcaccttatctctttctatccgaggttccttatatatggaacatacttgtctatcttgtatagacttctacagcaacttgattatgtctctactaggacatttatatagtggtgctaagctggtatgacttagtcattctttcgggtctgtctggctatcattctttctttgtttatggacgtccagtacatatatatctggtccgaggatctttgccaagacttggatggttaaaaccattccactttcactttctatttaccagcttatagctttctccatgatgttggatagtcggattcatcttgtatgtaatccgtgtaccttggccacaatatgatcacctttgtttggctcatggtctcactgaattcgtgggagaaagatcatgttctcttatccaacatatattcccgattttcatctcatccttagatgaggtattccatcctagatggcacataggtatgtggtggtttattcatagactcttaggatggtctatatctggattatgaccctttatcatctttagacgggaatatctatgctcactttatatggcctgatgtatcttatctttcatacatgtattcttgtggtgtacccaagcttatagacttttgaagtctcaaccttataggttatgcctttacggccaagctataatgccttatggccttcagccaggcttatcatgttcgggttttatagtatggtcatggaccacacggagtgtttattctccccctcatgaacatgctataaagtacgtttgtttgtcctcacttaaacgtaatgcttggacggtcagcatggttttagaccatgatacacgaatttgtggtctggtcatgatcacgggttttgttCTCACTatcctcatgatcagattatactttcgtgttgcttggaacaatgaagcctactgagtttcccttgtgtacatgtttcacaacgtgagatcttatgggataactctttgtgccttattaatcaagttcagaccaggatggctaatccggtcatgccataaagtgtataaattcgttggtgaaccttactggttacctaggcttttatgccttatcacactgatccttagcatagtattagatcagtagggagaatgtagtctcgacctcttttatatgtatgcctttggcgattttcataagctaaaggaacatttccttttgctttgcttgcccattggtttattattgaaaccattttgatgtggcttgtaatgccatttcgacctttactccctcctcgaccatgattggatctacaaccacggttattgtggtatccttgtccacggccagtggggattttgggtctctctcaatgggtcttaggtgataaatttcgtgcctcttaaggccatgccttaggcgtggtggtctagacatactcttctcgagttttcattctcatttgtcaatcaaaaatatttttcaagcaaatcaatcaagataaaagaaaaacttttattaatgctatgaaatttgaatgacaaattatatttaaaagaaaacaccaaatcataagtatgaaatcagaatgtcaaaaggcttaaacaatagccggccagtccataataacatcttggacgtggctcacatttggttctctattcaatgaataaaccaatctcatcatctatatgagtccacccgaattttcttttcttagcttcttcagcatcaccgtatatcatctcacattgatactcggcacttatctccataacatagtcgagtttgtcgaggttgactttccttttctgcttcttttcctcaagagctgaaaggtatgagagaaggtcgtaataggttgtgaaacctttagccttctgtgataacaacacttcctttgaatggatcgtgtcacgagtcttgcttaacaagtcatagtttgttatcacttcaccacatagtttaagactataggtgattctcataagatcaaagtgatagtcatccacggattcataatcctggaacctcagagccttccattctttcatggactcatctagtaatggctcgaagaacatggtgttcaatctcgaccagagatcgtaaggatcgttgatgtaactgcactcatcatacagatccttcacgagatgctttctcattatcaaaacagctctacgcctttcatatgcaagggtatcattgccgtatttgatacacttcccaagtcctttagactttaaatcggctgaagtgttcatcgcccaatcaaggtaattgtctccattgagatcaagggctgggtaatccgagtgatggagtctcgacatctgaatcatatcaaaatgatttgtgttagtacatacaatttctgatgccattggctatccaagaaataaaaggcactcggccagtatgtaaacaataaagccatatggcttgtgtgaccaatgccattcggctattacacaattaaatcacattgccagcaaacaaataagagggccatacggccagtttgcattctctttagaaatttactttctcataactcatccatctcttaatcaacttgtttgatttataaatcccttgaaaatagtgggatggacgagtgcatggtttagccataccatatggtatgctacatcgacccatgcggtttaatggtctagtagtaccattcggtacacatcctcgaccaaataaaacggatcgtgatttagctgcactgtggtgcgcatcatccatcaccggtgattgtggatcaccgtggatcatcgaggatcaccgtggatcaccttggatcactgatcatcgtagattatcgcggatcatcgaggatcatcatggatcatagatcaacgcggatcatcgtggatgatcaccgtgaatcataggtgaaaaatctagttgcacctgagggtgaacaatcgaccattgattttgttttatggtctaatcgtacttaagagtacgtatcatcgacctttacttcatatggtctagtcatacctattggtatgcatcattgacttaaaagaaaatcatggtctagccacactatggtgtgcatcatcgaccaaaagatgtggaaaacattaaccttatgttttgtttggacatatagcgtgtcatccttaaaggggtatcacttgttgtccatacaaaacgaaagtcatgtaatcacatgctttatattttaggatttagggtttcttaaaatcagatttaaactttaaggattagggtttaaaattcaaatctgtttttaggattaggttaaacattgaccttaaattttgtttggacatatagcgtgtcatccttaaaggggtatcacttgttgtccatacaaaactaaagtcatgtaaaactattaagggtttagggttttgattttaaaataaacagaactaaaatcaaccaaatcaaatcgcaaaatttttaaatcggatttaagatgaagagaagtttgaaacccgaattgcttgaaccacaagtaaagattagggttcttgagatcttaccttaatctttgccgatcttttctccttggttcctcttttagaaaccttaaataatcaacaatgaaagtttcaaagttggattagtatgagatctaagaacaatagaaatcgaaattaagagagataaggagttggcggctattagggttttggatgatctttgacggcgcggcttgcactgggaggtgacggcgcgtctggaGTCGGATTGATGCGTGGTCTGCGGCTCTGGATttgtctcgtcaagagcttcaatttgatatattactcgtcgtctggatccttacggttagggagatatgacgGTTTAAAGTTGCGGCTGAAATTAGAGTTTTTTGTGGTCGCTGGATTTTAGCTAGGAtttagagtctcgtgctgataacgtgttgtaaataaagaagagaagagaagagaggagaggaatttgtgtgtcttattccatgaataatgatctccttatataggatacaatagcttggagacaaagcttaacttggagtggggaacaagtatatctaggactttccatatggacatcactacaatatttataacatgaaTTGAGAACTCAAACGACAAGTTCAATTTCGGCTAGAAATGTTTTggtatatatctttttaatgaggaagagaGAACTAGGTAGATTCATATATTTTGTTACCATTCAGATTACAGAAGAGTGATCATTTATCACAAAGATGAAAACATCACAAACACCAATCGTCTCGTCTTAACTACTGCCACGGTCTTAATTATtatcaactttttatttaacaGACAGAGATATACTATCACAAAAaccataaaactaaaaaaactgtAGAAAACAAGAGAACAAGAGAAGCTGCTCCACGAACCGCTGTCGAACGCACATGTCCATAACCAGGACCCCCAAAATAGAAGTGATTGCCACAAGCTTCTGTGTTCGACTTCGTTATTGTATACAAATCTTTGTGGTCTGCTTGCATGTTGAAATCATCCACTGGTTGAAGGGAATTGGGTTCTTCGGCGATGCTGAGGTTACAGAAATAGGCAGATTTTCTGTAACCTTTCTCAGCATACTCCCCGGATCCCATCTGGGTTATTGTGCTCAGGCCAGAGATGTTTTGGTATAAGATCTCTCCGCCCCACTCTACCATTGTTGCATGGTCAGACATATTGGTGAATAGCTCGGCCGGCCAATACCCGACCGGTTCAAAAGTGACGACCCCAACAGCCAACCACCAGTTGCCAG containing:
- the LOC130506349 gene encoding uncharacterized protein LOC130506349, encoding YATAYVNSKPKIYGTKATINVWDPIVQASGDFSLAQIWLSSGSYETNDLNTIEVGWQVFPSKYGDAQPRLFTYWTTDAYYSGCYSLRCPGFLQTSSRIALEAAISRTSTYGGDQSGITIQIWKDPISGNWWLAVGVVTFEPVGYWPAELFTNMSDHATMVEWGGEILYQNISGLSTITQMGSGEYAEKGYRKSAYFCNLSIAEEPNSLQPVDDFNMQADHKDLYTITKSNTEACGNHFYFGGPGYGHVRSTAVRGAASLVLLFSTVFLVLWFL